Below is a genomic region from Drosophila kikkawai strain 14028-0561.14 chromosome X, DkikHiC1v2, whole genome shotgun sequence.
AAGGACTGAGCCTAGGGGTACCCCTCCTGTTACTTGGTGCTCCTGGTTTCCGGCGTCTGATTTGTACAGCAGAACGCGGTCATTAAAGTAGTCGGCTATGAGCTGTACGAGGTATCCGGATATGCCGCCCCGTTGTAGTGCTTGGAGGACTCGGCTCCAGTTTGCAGAATTGAAGGCGTTTTTGACGTCCAGCGTGCATACAAGGCAGTATTTCTTGGTGCCTCCttgccatctttcgccttcgATCGCATTTGCTGCCAGCTGCGTTACCTCACGGATGCATCGATAGTGCTGCGTTCCTTTCGAAACCCATGCTGGTGGCTGGATAGGGCTCCGCGCTCTTCGATTTCCGTTTCCAGCTGCATATAATCCGCTCGAATATTTATCCGAGGGTGTTCAGCATGCAGAGGAGCCGGTATGAAGATGGATCGTCGTCCAATTTTACCGGCTTCGGAACGAGTACAAGCCTTTGCTCCTTCCAGGCTGTAGGAAAAGTCCGTTCGACGATGTAATTGTTGTACACCTCCGCGAATGACTTTGGGTGAGCCTTCACTATCGCAAGCAGGGCCGCGTTTGGAATGTCATTTGGTCCAGGGGCCTTGGAGGCTTTGACGCTGGCTAGCGCGCTTAGGACCTCCTCTTCATCAATGGGGATTGGTTCCCCCACGGACACGTTGGGAAGCACTAAGGGCGGCTGAGCTGGAAACAGCGTGGCAACTATTGTTCCCAGTTGTTCCTGGGAGGTTGGTGTCGGCTATCTGCTTAGCTTTTCCATTACCATCTTGTCAGCTGACCCGAACGGCTCCTGGTCTGCCGCGTCGCAGAGGTCCTGAAAGCACCTGTTTTTGCTCGCCCTGATGGCCACCTTGAGGGCTTCCTTCCTCTCCCTGTATATGGACTCGTACTTCTCTTGCAGAGGGCGTCCTCTGTTTCGCTGACATCTCTGCCTTGCTGAGAGGCACTCGCCTTGGGCTGTGGCTTTCTCATGGTTCCACCACGGGACTGGTCGCCTGCCACATCCCCTGGTGGAACTCTCCATTGCCGCATCGCAGGAAGCCTTGATTCTGGCAGATAACCCATCCGCACAGCTGTTTGCATCACCAATTATGGCGTTGCCATCCATACTGGCTAGGAGCACTTCTACGTTTAGGGTGTGTACCCATACGCAGTTTGCCGGTCAGGAGGGCGCTGCTGGATGTGCATCGTCTTAAAGGTTATCGCTGCATGGTCGCCGTATGTGAGCAGGTCCGTGACTTCCCAATGGCTGTTCCGAGTGAGTTCCGGGCTGGCGAAGGTCAAGTCGATGATTGACTCTCTGCCTGCCTTGCTGTAGGTGCACCTGTTCCCGTCATTGAGGCAAACATCCAGGGTGGCCAGGGCGTCCAGAAGGATGGTTCCCCGCTGTGTTGTCCTCATGCTCCCCCATTCGGTGGACCATGCATTGAAGTCCCCAGCGATTAATACCGGCGATCTTCCACGAGCGTCCTGGGCGATCTCCAGCACCACGTCTCGGAAGGCGTCTATGTGCATGCTCGGGGCAAGGTAACAGCTGTATACGGTCACCTCATGGAGCTTGGCCCTGGTGTAGCCAGGTCTCGACGCTCTCTGCGTCATATGGCCCGCATGCTGTCCGCAGCTCCAGATAGCTACCCCGCCGGCGGTGCTCTGTTGCCACACTCCGTCAGGTTTTACCCTATACGGTTCGCTTAGTAACAGCTCCATAACAGTTTGGGACAGGACGTCCTGTGCTGCTCTGCAGTGCTTGAGGTTAAGTTGGAGAAACTTAACCATTCTGCATGTGTTTGGCGGCCTTCTGGTACTCTGGGCAAGACCTGCTCAGGTGCATAAGATGCACCTTGCCTTGCCATGGCATGTTTTGTGCTTGTGGCCAGCGCCCCCGCATTTGGAGCAGGAATCCTGCGTGGCCTTGCCTGTTGCTTCCGAGGCTCGGCATCTCGCAGCATTATGCCCGAAGCTCCAACAGCCTCCGCGCATGCTCAGGTCTAAGGTTGACCGTAGCAATCTGCGTCCCGCCGAATGCTTCAGCATCCTGGGTGCAGCGTCGCCTGGGATGTCGCAGTCTTCGCCAGCGAAAAGGGCCATGGTGACCTCCTCCCCGATGGTCATGTCGTCCAGGTCGCGGATCTCCACCTGAACTGTCCCGTGCATGACAGTCACCTCCGCTTTGCCGGAGATGGCTGTCTTTATGGCAGTTTGTAGCTGTTGCGTAGCTGGGTCGAGGGGCTTTTGCATTCTAAGCAGCAGCCCGCCATTAGCTGTCCTTCGCACACCTTGCACGCTATTCTTGAGTCCCTGTAGGGAGGGCTCAGTTTTCACGATCTTCATGTCTGCCTGCTTAGGATCCTTCGTAGCATTTGATTAGGATAGCATCGGAGCGCTGTTTCCTTGGCATCGAAGTGCGTGGTGCACGATCTTCCTCACGCGTCTCAGCTCTGGTATGGGGGTTCTTTGGCTTAGGCTTGACTTTAACAAGTTGCCAAGCTGGCTTACCTTGCCTGCCTGCGGGTGCATCTGTATGCTTCGTACCAGTCAGCGTCGGGGTTGTCTGCTGGCGTGCGCATGAGGTGGTGCGCTCGGGGTGGGCGTCGGCCATTGCTTCTGCAATTTCGAGCTGTAGCTTTTTCATAGCCAGCATCGAGTCTATTGTGCTCTGCGTAACGTGGTGGACTACCTTTTTGTTGTTACTTTTGATGTCCGTGAACTTCGCGATTATATCATCCGGCATCGTTCCAAGCTTCTCTATCAGGGCTTGTGCGCTAGCTTCGACCTTCTGCTTTTTGGCTCCGTCGGATTTTCCGTCAAAACTCACAGCATCACGGCTTCTTTTTAGGGTGGCCAACTCTTCTTCGTTACCGCCAAATACGAACACCGGGCCATGCACTTTCGGTGGTGCTAACGTCGcatttttctcatttagcgttgcaaaaatcatttcttttgaaccaaataaggtaattgaataatttaaacggcattggaaaggtaattgttataaaatgtataaatgtactgcataatgtaccacgcccacaaattcgctttttaaaaaatctcaaagtgaaaaaatttttttttcgatgaaaaaatttttttttaatattttttatttaagtttttatctttatttgtgtgtatttgatcaaattaaaataatttgaaaactgaaaaaaaaattaaagtgtaaccgccacaaaACCGTGCGCgttacagttagtatattttttggtttgtatgaaattgtgtgggtattttggtatatttaagcctgagtagttttggtttatgtcgttgcattttcgcagacgcagctcgatgCAGCCGAtaaaagttaattctggtccaggaaagatccacgtaacttatagacatagtgtagccagtggctttcatcggcttcagaagtcatagactactttaggcagaagaAGGTGCAAAAAATAGCCACCTGgtaggtagcgatttacctgtacaagcccaaaccaaagtgccgttttttaggttctttaatagtttatgaatgtaaaAACCacgaccattggttttatggtttttgtgtaatattacctgaaagtctgccaatttacccatttttttttgtatgatgcaaacaaaagaaagatcaactttaaatgctcatatcttctaaaaaaaaatttaaatagattttattgtaGATTCGGAATCCTTCGGGAATTTTCTGTCGAAATCGTTTCTGGTTTAAATCgcttttgcgaacatgactttttcgatttttgcaacgctaattgttcgagaggcgctgcTGTGCGTCGGGTGCGTCTCGTTCGTAATCATAGGCGGCGAGCGTTGTACCTTCTGCTTTAGACGCTGGAAGTCACGTAGCAGCTCCTCCTCTGCTCTCGATACCGCCAGTGCCTGGGTCTCGTCATCCCGGCCTGCTGGCAGCTTCTCCGTGTTCATCGCATCTGCTCTTTGTGGGGTCCCTCGGTGCGCGGGGATTTCTCGGTCCCCAGAGCCTCTTTTTAATTGGCGCCGCCTCAGCGGCCTTCTGCTCTTAGCCCTACTAGAGCCAACTGCGGAATGTGAATGACAATTCCTAAGCCGTTTAAATTTTGGCTGTGGTGGGAATTTGTCTGCCCGCGTTTTCCAATACTACGCGGGTGCGAAAGCTCGCTGCGCATGCGCTGCACAACACTATGTAAAGAAGTCTCGACGGCTGGGATATGCTCAGTCACGTCCAGGGTCTCTTTAccgaaaatatttgtaaagttCCGGGACAGAAGGCTTTTGACTCTCGGTAGGCTGACGAAAGGTGGAAGGTGTCAGCCAACGGGATACGGCGTGAGAAAAGTAATTGCTTCGGTATTGGCAGAAGAGCGGGAAAAGTCAGCGCCTATTGGGCCTGGCTCATAGCATTGGCTACGAgaagaccgagagaggggatCGATTATGGGAAACACCAAATCTACGGCCGACGTGAGCACTCGCTGCCGCTTGAAATATTTCGGCCGGCTAAGCCTGGCCCTGAACAGGCGCGGGTTTTTGAAGTAAATGGATTTCCCCGCGGCCagcttttattatatttccccTAGGAGCGCAGGAAAAATAGtcgagaaatatttattggtGCATTTTTATTGGTTTGTTTCTCTCAGTGTGGTCGGTTCAAATGCTCTAAAAGCGGCCGCTGATGTCTgggattttatgaaaataaaatatccaATTTATTTGGAAACCGAGTTACTCTTTATTTTTCCTAGTGTAGCCAGGCAGCGACGGAAAAGACCTGAATTGTtgttcattaaaaatatattccgaATTTATTTGGGAGCGAAGACATGGCAATGCGTTGTATTTTAAATCtgtaagaaatatttattttactaattagCAACAGGTTTCGAGAAATTGGGTTCACCCTTTTCTCACGGTGTGGTCAGGCTCGGCAGGAAAAATCAAAGAAGTCAAAGAAAACATGGCAAAGGCAAATTTGTGTTcagataatataataaaatagctttattaagttttagttttcttCGTTTCGCGtttgttcatttttatttcttggctGTTGTTTTCTCCCAGTGTTAGGTTAAGTTAGTTCATGgttatgtaatttttttaaatctagcCTACTCTGGGTGAATCCGCATCGAGGCCTTCGAGAAATTTCTCATCGCACGTGATTCTCGCTAGCCAAAATGCGtttcacgcacacacacatgcgtGGTCTCCTGGTGCTCCGTcgctggtcctgggccggGCACACACTTTTCGAGATCGCCCGGTTGATCTCCTCCTAGGTTGGCAGCCGGTGGCTGAAATGGATCGCCTCCGCAGTTGACCTCGCGCGTCAAGGTTGGGTTTTCGCTGACCACTGATGGGCTGCAGCGAATCCCACTGGATGGCTCCTTGGTCACTTGGGCCCTTCCTCGTCGAGAGCCGCCTGTCGGTCTCGGGTAAATCACTCGATTGTTCTGGGTTTTATTCACAAACTTTTCCGCACTTAGAAATCCGCAAAACTCTGTCTtgaagtttaaatattttcctctcGCACTTCTGATCGAGTTCGCGACGTCCGCAAGAGTGAAAAATTTGACACGCCCCTTTGCAAATTTTGCAACTCCGTTTTCGCTTCTCGAAGTTTCGGTACTACTTGGCTCTCGCTCTTTCCTTTGGCGCGTGCCTATTTTCCCTATCGCTCGCACATATGCGGCCACCACTTTTCGTGGTGAGTTTGTCGTCGCTgcgttggtgtgtgtgtgtgtgtgtgtggctgctgGTGATGCGAGAAAGACGAGTAAAAGATAAACAAAGACTATTGCTTAGGCTTAAGCTaggataattattatttaacaatagAACtacaaatcaaaaaattattgactAAGCTTACATATTAAGGAAATATTCCAAAAGATATACAAAGTTTACAAAGATATTCGCgagggttttatttttgttccgGGCCTTGGCCGCCGCCGGtttattttggtttggttttgctgctagctgctggccgccgttgttgttggcgttaGCTGCcgttgttattgctgctggCCGCCGTTCTTCGTTGACCCTGggcgctgttgttgttgtggctatTTGTGAGGGGTCATACGACTCCTCAAATCCCCCTCCTACTTCGGGGTGCGTTTTGAAATAATGATTCGGTCGGTCTTGGTGATGTGCACCCGGAATTCCTCTGGCCCAGCGTGGAAGAGAAACTTACGATTTACCCGCCGGTTCGTGCCCTCCTGTGGCTGCACCAGCTCGACCAAGGATCGGGGAATGCGTCCTCCCTCGATCAGAACGCGCCATTGACGGGGCGGCAGTACCCAGTCCTCGTCGGCCGGCGGGTATTCGGCTCGTTCCTCTGTGGCCAAGACTGCCGGGGTATCGGGCTGCTTCTCTGCCGAGACTGGTGTGGGGCGGGCCTCAGGACGCTGCGCTCGCTACCTGCGGGCCTTTGCCCGGAGATCGGCCTCCCATTTGGCCACCCAGGGGTCGATCCTGAGGCTGTCTTCGTCGCTGTGGCCGTGGTTCTGGCCACCTCGTGGGGGTATGAGTACCTCGGTTACGATCCCGAAAGTTACTCGCCGGCGGGCGGATGGCACCAGGCTTGGTACCACCGCGGCTAACCAGGCGTGTACGGCCGCTTGGCCCAGGCCTGAGACAGGCTTCCTCCCGACGTAGTCTACGACGGTCGATAGGCTCTCTTTCCAACGGGCTACTTCCTCGTTGTAGGCGGCCCAGTCGAAATCCGACCATCCAGGGGTCGTTGTTGATGCTATCAAAGCAGCAGCCCTCGTTGCTACTAGAGCCGCATCCGGGGCCACGATGACCGTATCGTCGCCTTCGTCCTCGTTGTTGCTGGGGCCCGCCTCTGGGGCCACGACGACAGTatcgtcgtcctcgtcctcgttgTTGCTGTTGAGGGCCGCCTCTGGGGCCACGACAACCGTATCGTCGTCCTCGTTTGTGCTGGCGACCTTCACATGCGCCGGCATCCGTCCGCGCGGATCGCGTGGAGGTAGAAGTACTTCAGTCACCTCGCCGAAGGTTGCTTGGCGGGGAGCGGGTGGCACCGGGCTCGGCACCACCGCTGCTGCCCAAGCGTGTATGGCCGCTTGGCCCAGGCCTGGGGCAGACTTCCTGCCGACGGGTGGCTGACTCACCCAGGATTGGGCTGCGTCTTCCTTCAGGGGCAGCGCTATGcactgctcctcctcctgctcgtccGGGTAGCCGAGGGTGACGCCGTTCGGGCCCAATCCTTCAAAGGTGGACTGAACGCCCATGTCTAGACGCCATAGTCTCGGCTCGTCTTCGCGAGGTGGTGCGGACCCCCACTCTCGCTGTCCGTGCTCCAAATGGGCAACGCGTCTGTCGCAGGCTCGCCGCCACGCGGTGGGGAGGAGATGGGGGGTTCCTCCTCGCTGTCCGAACTCCACATACGCGAAGCGTCCGTCGCCGCTAGCCTCCACGCGGCGGTGAGGAAATAGTGGgttcctcctcgtcctccgAGCTCCAGGTGAGCGAGTTGGTCGACGCCATGGCTGTATGGAAAACAAAGGTTTGTtagttattttgtttttactatTACTAACtaggtttttaatttgttagtTAGTAATTAGAGGgagaagaaaataataagTGTGGCACTGGGAGCGTTGAGTTCCCACGAAGGGAGTGGGACGTTGGAAAGGCGCACCCTCCACCAAGTGGCCCCACTGACTCAAACATTGGCTCCTGTCGCAGTGTTCCTGGTTGGCTTCTGTCGCAGTGTTTCTGGTTGGCTTTTGCCTCGGCTAGATCGTGTGTAGCAAGTTCGTTGCTAAGATGCCGTCTTCGCACGGACttctggagctgctgctgcgctgctgtCTTTGTGTACGCTTCCGCCGTCCGCGGGTATCCTTGGATGTTTCTCTGCTTCTCTCGTCTTGATGCGGGTATCTCCTAGTGTTGGTTCTCCGTTGCTTCCGCCTTGATGCGGGTATCCGTGGCTACTGTGTCTCTTCTGCTACTGTTGTTCGGCTGTCGGGTCTTAGTGTCGATCGATCGCTAACCCTGCTCCGCTGTCTGGGTGTCTTCGGTGCTGTCCAGTCGTCTGGGTACCAGAGTCTGGGTTTCTGGCTCATTGACTGCTTCCTTCAAGTCTCCGAGTGATGCCGTTCTCCGTTGTCTGATCTGCATGTGTTGCAACCGCACTATGGTGGGAGAAAAGAACTTGATAGCCTTATACGGGCCTTCATACTTGGGTGCTAGCTTGGCAAAGTTATCCGCCGCCTTAGAGAATTGATGCTGTTTTACGAAGACCAGTGATCCAATGGTTGGTATCCAGGCACGTCGCCTGAGATCGTAATGTTTTCGTTGCTCCAACGAAGCTCGCTGAATGTTCTCCTGAACTACTTTAAAAATCTCCCGTAGCAATTCCGCTTTCGCTTCGGGTGAACGTGGCGCTTGGCTTGGCCCTGGAGTCACTTCATCATACAAGGCCCCTGGAGTCTTGGCTCTCTGCCTTGGACGCTGCTATTTATCGCCAGGTTCAGTTCGGGCAGAAGTTCATCCCAAGTCGTCTGCTTTTCCTCGATGTACTGGGCAACCATTGTTTTAATGGTATGTGTTCACACACGaacatgtaaataaataagatgcatctgttaagcattaaataaatctctgccgCAGCGCACTGTACTTGTCTATCTTTAAGTAAACCCGCCACTTGGGCCTGTGTaatacaagcaacccgaaatatgacctcctgtgagcggtctgggtttgttcaaCATATGTGCTATCGGGTTGCCTGCGTGCACCCTTATctcactttaaatatttcccaccatcgggaactgtccgatgcgtgggtctagaaataatatctaaatgtacattctcatgttagctatataagctaggattggaataaaataaactagtttcttacaaaaactcaacgaatgaagacttctcatttattttggaGCTCTTTCATTTTGGTCAATCAAGCCTTCGAAGAAATTTACTTCGATTAACTCAGCAGTTTCCCCCTACATGGTAAGGGACTCAGGCCAGCTCCTTCAAGCGAAGCAAAGTAACACTTGCAGCTAAAaggtagcaaaataattaactcttgtttctccccacccgtggtaagaAACAGAGtagaaaaaaagcaaaaggataaaaaaagagtccttattgtttaaaagcaaaattttccaataaaaaatattggtagtaaaaaaaaatttttgtggtCGAGAAATcggcaaaattaaaaaataaatataacaaatatttattgtgggcgttttttcgaggccgaaaacattgaaaagtcgcggtagtaaaaaaaaacaagaaaggaagctaacttcggcacgccgaagtttgtatacccttgcagattggttttcatatttatattataaattagaatgccgaaaacagacactaaacagagtttcataacattttacctatacttattatgtttacagtttgacagttacaattatacatttccagctttacgttttctctacatctacggatcgcttctatggcagctatatgatatagttgtccgattttcataaaatgtataccaaaattctataataataagtaaagctcatatctcagagtagatgaaaatacgttgaaaaacaacgaagttataattttttctattactttccctatcgttcctatggcagctataagatatagtcgtccgattttcataaaatgtataccaaaattttgatataataccagaagctcatgtgtcaaagtagatttaaatacgttgaaaaacaacgaagttataatttttttgattaatttcccgatcgttcctatggcagctataagatatagtggtccgattcataaaatttttaccaaaattctggaataatataaaaaggctatatctcaaaaatgatagaataatattgaaaaacagccaagttataattttttttccaaaaatttatcgatcatttgtatggcagctatatgatatagtcgtcagatccggcccgttccgacatataaagcagtgagagtatatagaagactatatgcaaagtcttattcagataactttaaaactgagagactagtttgcgtagaaacggacggacggacagacggacggacagacggacggacagacggacggatagacggacggacagacggacggacagacggacggacagacggacggacagacggacgNacagacggacggacagacggacggacagacggacggacagacggacagacggacatgccTAGATCGtctcggctattgatgctgatcgagaatatatatactttattgggtcggaaacgtctccttcactgcgttgcaaacttctgactgaaattataataccctgcaagggtgtAAAAAGACCTATcgtgacaaattaaaaaaaaaaaaaaaaaaaaccctatcgtgacaaaaataaaaaataccgACTCCTccaagtgaagtgaagtgcaaagtcaaaaattaaatatacaaacacCTCCAAAAAGtgccacagaaaaaattaaaaaaacaaagaaaccctaaaaaaaaaaccacaaaaatcaaaaacaacaaaacgaaACCAGGCGTATAGAAGGAAGACCgcagcagaaacaacaacatctacattaaaaacaacgacagcagcagcaacaacagcagcagcgaccgAGGACATGGAGCAGCTAAGTCAAATTacacaattttttaatatctatatatacacaGATAGGTATAAGTATATACATAGAAGTTAAAGAATTAGGAGAAACCctgttattaaaaaaaaaataataataattagatatatttttcttgtccgcaaaataaaaacacacacaatgtTGTCCGCTGAGTCCATAGCTTTAATTAAAAGGCAGGTAGAGATAACGGAAAGGAGTAGGCAATTGTTCAAATTACCCAGCCTTAGTCTGGAATCAATCCGAGAGTATGAAAAGCTAAAAGCTGAATGCGTTGCAAATCACTCGTCACTGCTGCGGATTGGAGTAGTCGATCACGACTACTTCAAAAACAAGCATTTTGACGAGATTATGTCAGGTTTCAAGgcgataaaagaaaaaaattaagggaAGTGTTTAAAAAGGCAGAAGAGGAGGCAGAGAAaaaaacagaacaaaaaaagaTAGATCTAGCCCTAGAGCAACTAGAGAATTATTTACAAGATACTCTTCTTGCAATTCAGGAGGATAAGGTAAAAACGGTTGACATTAGgatcaaaaaaaataatttttattggcaTAGActgattaatttaaaagaagtcACCCATATTGATGTCACCGATAGGGCATATGATTCTAGATTCGACGAAATCGAATTCGACATCGCAATATTAATAAGCGATATGAAAAAAACCCAGGAAGTTGTGCCAATAAAGGTAGATGTGGCAAATCTCAAAATTGATGATTTGCCAACATTACCAAAAATACAGGTCCCAACGTTTTTTGGAGATTCCAAAGATTGGGACCTATTTTATGAGCTCTTCACTGAGCTCATTCATTTAAGGGAGGATTTAAGTCCgaccttaaaatttaattacctcAAGATCTCGATAAAAGGAGAAGCCAGAAACGTGGTTTCTCACTTATTACTGGGGTCTGGGGAAAATTATGAAGCCGCTTGGGAATTATTAACCAAGCGGTATGAAAATAAacggaaaatattttccgaACAGCCTAATCGCCTCCTTGAGCTTGAGAATGTGAATCTCGACTCAACAAGGcaattgataaaattaaagacaCAAGTTTCCGATGAGGTTGATTTAATCTTtgcacaaataattttaaagaaatttaataagagGCTCTGCAGCTTTATGAGAGCCATACAAAGAAACCAAaggaaattcaattattatCCGATGTAATTGAATTCTTAGAGCAGCGATTAAGTTCGATAAGCTCTGTTCAGGATGAAAATCCTGTTAAAGTAAATAATGTCAGGAAAAAAGTTTTCACTAGCAGTTGTTCCATTTGCAAAGGTTTGGGACACACAGTGGCACAGTGCCAAACATTTAGAGCATTAAATCCATCAGAAAggatggaaaaaattaaaaaggccAAATTAtgctttaaatgttttaatcaCGGACATCATATAAAATGTCTAAGCAATATATCGTGTTCGAGTTGCAAGGGTTATCACCATAGCATGCTGCACATAGCACAatatcaaaaaacaaaaaaaagtctaTACGCTAAGGACATCGGATCAAGCCTTATTAGCTACGGCTAGGGTTCAAATAAAGAACTCAAAAGGAAATTACGAAAACTTTAGAGCTTTGATTGACACAGGGTCACAAAGCACAATTATATCAGAAGAATCTGCGCAggttctaaatttaaaaaatattcgaTCTCAAACAGAGATAAGTGGAGTATCTTCCACTGGAAAGTGCATCTCCAAGAACAAAGTCgtaatttccattaaaaattctccaaaaaatttaataactgaAGCAATTATACTCCCAAGGCTTATGAAGGCTCTTCCAGTCAATGTAGTTAAAGTTGACAAAGAACAATGGAAGAAAAATAAGTTAGCTGACCCCGAATTTGATAAGCCTGGTCGTATTGACCTAATCATTGGAGCAGACTTATATACTCACATTATACAGAATGGAGTTATAAGAATAGACGGACTCCTTGGGCAAAAAACTCTTTACGGGTGGATTGTTTCTGGGTGTAAAAAATCCAAAGGAAACAAAACGATTGTAGCAACAACAATCGAGTTAAAAGATTTAGATCGATATTGGGAGGTTGAAGAGGAAGACAAAAATGATGTCGAGTCTGAAATATGCGaaagtaaatttattaaaagtacTATAAAAGATTCAGATGGGCGATACATTGTGTCAATTCCATTTAAGGAGAATGTCACCTTaggagaataaaaaaaaacaagctatAGCGCGATTTATAAATTTGGAGAAAAagataaaaagaaataaaaatcttaagGTTGACTATGCTAATTTCATGAAAGAATACATGGATTTAGGACATATTTAGGTTAAAGTGCAAGTtgaaggtaaatattttttaccgCACCAGGCTGTGATAAGAGACTCCAGCCTGACAACCAAATTAAGAGTAGTTTTTGATGCTTCAGCAAAAACTACAAACAATAAAAGTTTGAACGATATAATGTGGGTAGGTCCACGAGTTCAGAAAGATATTTTTGACATTATTGTTAAGTGGAGAAAGTGGGAATTTGTGGTTTCGGCGGACATTGAAAAAATGTACCgtcagataaaaataaatgatgatgatcaaaaatatcaatatatattatgGAGAATTTCTCcagaagaaaaaattaaaaattacaaattgacaACAGTCACTTACGGTACTGCATCTGCACCATATTTGACTACCAGACTCTTGGTAGATATtgcagaaaaatgtaaaaaccaaaaaatcagTGAAATAATTAGGAATGATTTCTATATGGATGACCTAATGACTGGAGCTGATTCGGTAGAAAAAgccaataaattaataaaactggTTTCACAAGAATTGCAGAAAGTGGGGTTCAATTTGAGGAAATGGATTTCCAACGAGCTCAAAATATTAACCACTGTAGAAGACACACGGGATAATAAGGTTCTCAATATAGTCGAAAATGAAAGTGTTAAGACTTTAGGGCTTAAATGGGAACCAAAAAAAgacttatttaaatttaaaataaattgt
It encodes:
- the LOC138929128 gene encoding uncharacterized protein; amino-acid sequence: MGVQSTFEGLGPNGVTLGYPDEQEEEQCIALPLKEDAAQSWVSQPPVGRKSAPGLGQAAIHAWAAAVVPSPVPPAPRQATFGEVTEVLLPPRDPRGRMPAHVKVASTNEDDDTVVVAPEAALNSNNEDEDDDTVVVAPEAGPSNNEDEGDDTVIVAPDAALVATRAAALIASTTTPGWSDFDWAAYNEEVARWKESLSTVVDYVGRKPVSGLGQAAVHAWLAAVVPSLVPSARRRVTFGIVTEVLIPPRGGQNHGHSDEDSLRIDPWVAKWEADLRAKARR